One window of the Thermodesulfomicrobium sp. WS genome contains the following:
- a CDS encoding ABC transporter permease: protein MTEEMVLPVLAAAVQAGTPIFYATVGEILMERAGILNLGVEGAMLLGALAGFWVSMVTGSPWLGLAAAAGAGAAACLLHGAVCTYGLANQVVSGLALTILATGLANFLGTPYIGLAAPGFDPMPIFGLREIPVLGPVFFTQDVLVYASYALPLVTGVGLSHTRWGLRLRAAGESPTACRAAGLSVARLRMGACLVGGMLIGVGGAYLSLAFTHLWTNGVTAGRGWIAVALVIFAFWRPGRAMVGAYLFGGVMAFQLRLQAAGTAVPSSLLLMLPYALTIVVLAVSSRWGRFLGAPAALGINPEPSE from the coding sequence ATGACCGAGGAGATGGTCCTTCCGGTTTTGGCAGCCGCGGTCCAGGCCGGGACCCCGATCTTTTATGCCACCGTGGGCGAGATCCTCATGGAGCGCGCGGGCATCCTCAACCTGGGTGTGGAGGGGGCCATGCTGCTCGGGGCGCTCGCAGGCTTTTGGGTGAGCATGGTGACCGGCAGCCCATGGCTGGGGTTGGCGGCTGCCGCCGGGGCAGGGGCTGCAGCCTGTCTGCTCCACGGTGCGGTCTGCACGTACGGCCTGGCCAACCAGGTGGTCTCGGGCTTGGCCCTCACCATCCTGGCCACGGGGCTGGCCAATTTTCTCGGCACCCCTTACATCGGCCTTGCGGCACCAGGGTTTGACCCCATGCCCATTTTCGGCCTGCGGGAGATCCCGGTGCTCGGCCCAGTGTTCTTTACCCAAGACGTGCTGGTGTATGCTTCGTATGCCCTCCCCCTCGTGACCGGCGTGGGGCTTTCCCATACCCGTTGGGGGCTTCGGCTGCGGGCCGCAGGCGAGAGCCCCACGGCATGTCGGGCCGCCGGACTTTCCGTTGCCCGGTTGCGCATGGGGGCATGCCTGGTGGGAGGCATGCTCATTGGCGTGGGCGGGGCATATTTGAGCCTTGCCTTTACGCACCTGTGGACCAACGGCGTGACCGCAGGTCGGGGCTGGATCGCCGTGGCGCTCGTCATCTTTGCCTTCTGGCGTCCTGGGCGGGCGATGGTGGGGGCCTATCTTTTTGGCGGGGTCATGGCCTTTCAGCTCCGGCTGCAGGCCGCGGGCACTGCCGTGCCGTCGTCCCTGCTCCTGATGCTCCCGTATGCCCTGACCATCGTTGTGCTTGCCGTCTCCAGCCGTTGGGGGCGCTTCTTGGGCGCGCCGGCGGCCCTCGGTATCAACCCCGAACCTTCGGAATAA
- a CDS encoding ABC transporter permease: MALVVRKRREPLPWWGSCLVFLGAVAVALAVGGALLALQGKPAWRGMAILLGSPVGSVWALEDCVLKAIPLFLCALGVGLSFRMAVWNIGAEGQFALGAVGATAVALTWGATLPALVLLPLMALAAMLAGGLWAMIAAALRVWCGASETIVTLMLNYIGILVLEFLVFGPWKDPASFGFPMTAEFAPAAVVPALPGTRIHWGVVICLVVGVLLSVVLRASRAGFEIAVCGQNPAAARYARIPYATWVSVVLVVGGALAGLAGFLEVSAALGRLQPSIMTGYGYTAIVVAWLSGLRSGSVAVVALFLAALRVGLESLQLDLQVPAAFGTMVEGTMLLMVLVGGFWTRYQIVRRSA; this comes from the coding sequence GTGGCCCTTGTGGTGCGCAAACGGCGGGAGCCCCTCCCTTGGTGGGGCTCCTGCCTCGTTTTTCTTGGGGCGGTGGCCGTGGCCTTGGCGGTCGGCGGCGCCCTCTTGGCCCTCCAGGGCAAGCCGGCGTGGCGCGGCATGGCAATCTTGCTCGGCAGCCCCGTGGGTTCGGTATGGGCTCTGGAGGACTGTGTGCTCAAGGCCATCCCGCTTTTTTTGTGTGCCTTGGGGGTAGGACTTTCCTTTCGCATGGCGGTATGGAACATCGGCGCGGAGGGGCAATTTGCCTTGGGCGCGGTGGGTGCTACCGCGGTGGCGCTGACGTGGGGGGCGACGCTTCCCGCCTTGGTGCTGCTGCCGCTCATGGCCCTTGCGGCAATGCTGGCAGGCGGTCTGTGGGCGATGATCGCTGCCGCCTTGCGGGTGTGGTGTGGGGCGAGCGAGACCATCGTGACGTTGATGCTCAACTACATCGGCATCTTGGTGCTGGAATTTTTGGTCTTTGGCCCGTGGAAGGATCCTGCGAGTTTTGGCTTTCCCATGACCGCGGAGTTCGCGCCCGCGGCGGTGGTGCCGGCCCTGCCGGGCACACGCATCCATTGGGGTGTGGTGATCTGCCTGGTGGTGGGCGTGCTCCTCTCCGTGGTGCTGCGTGCATCCCGGGCAGGTTTTGAGATCGCCGTATGCGGCCAGAATCCTGCGGCGGCCCGCTATGCCCGCATTCCCTATGCGACGTGGGTCAGCGTGGTGCTCGTGGTGGGTGGCGCCTTGGCGGGCCTTGCCGGGTTCTTGGAGGTCTCGGCCGCCTTGGGCCGGCTGCAGCCGAGCATCATGACCGGGTATGGGTATACCGCCATCGTGGTGGCGTGGCTGTCCGGCCTGCGCTCCGGAAGCGTGGCCGTCGTGGCGCTTTTTCTTGCGGCCTTGCGCGTGGGGCTGGAGAGTCTGCAATTGGATCTCCAGGTGCCGGCAGCCTTTGGAACCATGGTGGAGGGGACGATGCTCCTCATGGTGCTGGTGGGCGGCTTTTGGACCCGCTACCAGATCGTTCGGAGGTCGGCATGA
- a CDS encoding BMP family ABC transporter substrate-binding protein, protein MRTRWMMALAVLLWTTGAWAKELQVGFVYVSPVGDAGYSYAHDQGRKAVEAMEGVTTSFVESVPEGQDAERVITTMARKGYDMIFTTSFGYMDPTLKVAKQFPDIKFLHCSGYKTAPNMANYFGRMYQARYLTGMVAGAMTKSNLLGYVAAFPIPEVIRGINAFALGAQAVNPKAEVRVVWTKTWYDPAREKEAAKSLLDAGCDVIAQHQDSPAPQEAAQERGVYSVGYNSDMAKFAPKAHLTAAVWNWAPFYTEMVRQVQAGTWKADSYWWGMDKGVVDIAPFGPMVPEAVRTTVLAAKEAIRKGEHPVFVGPIADQKGVERVPAGKALSDAELLSMNWFVRGVVGTLE, encoded by the coding sequence ATGCGTACGCGATGGATGATGGCGCTGGCCGTGCTGCTCTGGACCACCGGGGCATGGGCCAAGGAGTTGCAAGTGGGGTTCGTGTATGTCTCGCCGGTGGGGGATGCAGGTTATTCCTACGCCCATGACCAGGGCCGCAAGGCCGTGGAGGCCATGGAGGGCGTGACTACGTCTTTTGTGGAATCCGTTCCTGAAGGTCAGGACGCCGAGCGCGTGATCACCACCATGGCGCGCAAGGGCTACGACATGATCTTCACCACGAGCTTCGGATACATGGATCCGACGCTGAAAGTGGCTAAACAGTTCCCCGACATCAAGTTCCTCCATTGTTCCGGCTACAAGACCGCGCCCAATATGGCCAATTACTTCGGTCGGATGTACCAGGCCCGCTACCTGACGGGCATGGTGGCCGGAGCCATGACCAAGTCCAACCTTTTGGGCTACGTGGCCGCCTTCCCCATCCCAGAGGTGATTCGTGGCATCAACGCCTTTGCCCTCGGCGCCCAGGCGGTCAATCCCAAGGCCGAGGTGCGCGTGGTCTGGACCAAGACCTGGTACGATCCGGCGCGGGAAAAGGAAGCGGCCAAGTCGCTCTTGGATGCAGGCTGCGATGTCATCGCCCAGCATCAGGATTCCCCGGCCCCCCAGGAGGCCGCGCAGGAACGCGGGGTGTACTCCGTGGGCTACAACTCCGATATGGCCAAGTTTGCTCCCAAGGCGCACTTGACGGCAGCGGTGTGGAATTGGGCGCCCTTCTACACGGAAATGGTGCGTCAGGTCCAGGCAGGCACGTGGAAGGCGGATTCCTATTGGTGGGGCATGGATAAGGGCGTGGTGGACATCGCCCCCTTTGGCCCCATGGTGCCGGAAGCGGTCCGCACTACGGTGCTGGCTGCCAAAGAGGCCATCCGCAAAGGGGAACACCCCGTGTTTGTGGGGCCCATCGCCGATCAAAAGGGCGTGGAGCGGGTGCCGGCAGGCAAAGCGCTCTCGGATGCGGAGCTTTTGTCCATGAACTGGTTCGTCCGCGGCGTGGTCGGGACCTTGGAGTAG
- the rdgC gene encoding recombination-associated protein RdgC translates to MGFLAGSTSLTRFRLVEDTVEPTILAEAAERLRRYAFRDIDNTAEERSFGWVAFGNMLDTSFENEPVDLGDYLVFALRLDTRRVPAAVFKKHVTVAMGQALAAAKAEGKKFLSKDEKLEIRERVALALRARFLPIPAVFQVVWNVRRHHVYLASVHPKVIDLFHEMFSQTFDLHLEPMDPYFAARALLDASKLSLLDDHAPTIFTPGVA, encoded by the coding sequence ATGGGATTTCTTGCTGGCTCGACGAGCCTGACCCGGTTTCGGCTGGTGGAAGACACCGTGGAGCCGACCATTTTGGCCGAGGCTGCCGAGCGCCTGCGTCGGTACGCCTTTCGGGACATCGACAATACGGCGGAGGAACGTTCCTTCGGCTGGGTGGCCTTCGGCAATATGCTGGACACCTCGTTTGAGAACGAACCCGTGGATTTGGGAGACTATCTCGTCTTTGCCCTGCGCCTGGATACGCGGCGGGTGCCTGCCGCGGTCTTCAAGAAGCATGTCACCGTGGCCATGGGTCAGGCCCTTGCCGCGGCCAAGGCGGAGGGAAAGAAGTTTCTCTCCAAGGATGAGAAGCTCGAGATCCGCGAGCGGGTGGCCCTGGCGCTTCGGGCCCGATTTTTACCCATCCCGGCGGTCTTCCAAGTGGTCTGGAACGTGCGGCGTCACCACGTGTATTTGGCTTCGGTGCATCCCAAGGTCATCGACTTGTTCCACGAGATGTTCTCCCAGACCTTTGACCTCCATCTGGAGCCCATGGACCCGTACTTTGCCGCCCGGGCCCTGCTTGACGCCTCGAAGCTTTCGCTTTTGGACGACCACGCCCCCACGATCTTTACCCCTGGAGTTGCCTGA
- a CDS encoding DUF3536 domain-containing protein has product MTRAICIHGHFYQPPRFDPWLEDVLPEGSAAPDHDWNARICRECYTPMAHARRLDGSGLVIEALNAYAWISFNFGPTLLAWMERHAPDTYQRILAADSASRRRLGHGNALAQVYHHAIMPLAPRLDKELEVAWAIQDFQHRFGRAPQGMWLAETAVDLDTLDVLAAAGIQFTILAPRQAKAVRLPGEAEFHPVDEASLPVHQPYLVQTPGGHRISVFFYHGPVSQAVAFERLLQNGETFWQRLTAGLEAGLRAIATDGESYGHHFPFGEMALAYVTEQARSGRDGVELTNFAAYLAAHPPTAEALIHENSSWSCAHGVERWRAHCGCTTGEHPDWDQEWRRPLRRALNYVKYYVDDHYFSAMARLGAHPGNILKEYGQVLCGAWELEKLLHRHGVTDPKAQVQAARLLAMQRSALASFASCAWFFDDLARIEPLNGLTWARRALDLLAASGGPDVEEGMVRILADAHANRPGAGSGADLWEQEVTPRRPKMEELALYLSLDGGIHRGARATWPGLELHAAGHEHGTIQVQYHWPRTLERGTLALTALALARTTPHRHRLALSRILETQSEESLFQESLQQAMRLCAMLGPFDLGQRRFETDILFLAPGLAWAWLTKAAALSRERVLALRELLAANPEIRAFVERRTEAQAVRLTQDLPAQGQALVELVGRARELGLQCTWWEAQNRILEHPQRGRMLEVCQHLSVRATP; this is encoded by the coding sequence ATGACCCGAGCCATCTGTATCCACGGCCATTTCTACCAACCACCTCGCTTCGACCCATGGCTCGAAGACGTCTTGCCCGAAGGCAGTGCTGCCCCGGATCACGATTGGAACGCGCGCATCTGCCGCGAGTGCTACACGCCCATGGCCCACGCCCGCCGGCTCGATGGCAGCGGGCTCGTCATCGAGGCCCTCAATGCCTATGCCTGGATAAGTTTCAACTTCGGCCCCACCCTGCTCGCCTGGATGGAGCGCCACGCCCCGGATACCTACCAGCGCATCCTCGCGGCAGATAGCGCAAGCCGCCGCCGGCTCGGGCACGGCAACGCCCTGGCACAGGTCTACCACCACGCCATCATGCCTCTTGCCCCACGCCTGGACAAAGAGCTGGAAGTGGCCTGGGCCATCCAGGACTTCCAGCACCGCTTCGGCCGCGCCCCCCAAGGCATGTGGCTGGCGGAAACCGCCGTGGACCTGGACACGTTGGACGTGCTGGCCGCCGCAGGCATCCAATTCACCATCCTCGCCCCGCGCCAGGCCAAGGCCGTCCGCCTGCCTGGCGAAGCCGAGTTCCATCCGGTGGACGAAGCAAGCCTGCCGGTGCACCAACCCTACCTGGTCCAGACCCCAGGGGGGCACCGCATCTCTGTGTTTTTCTACCACGGCCCGGTATCGCAGGCCGTGGCCTTCGAACGACTGCTCCAAAACGGGGAAACCTTTTGGCAGCGGCTCACCGCCGGACTGGAAGCAGGGCTCCGCGCCATCGCCACGGACGGCGAATCCTACGGCCATCACTTTCCCTTTGGCGAGATGGCGCTGGCGTACGTCACCGAACAGGCCCGCAGCGGCCGTGACGGGGTGGAGCTCACCAACTTCGCAGCCTATCTCGCCGCCCATCCCCCTACGGCCGAGGCCCTCATCCACGAGAACTCTTCTTGGAGCTGCGCCCACGGCGTGGAACGCTGGCGCGCCCATTGCGGTTGCACCACAGGAGAGCACCCCGATTGGGACCAGGAATGGCGCCGGCCCCTGCGCCGCGCCCTCAACTACGTCAAATACTATGTCGATGACCACTACTTCTCGGCCATGGCCCGCCTGGGGGCCCACCCGGGAAACATCCTCAAGGAATATGGCCAGGTGCTCTGCGGGGCCTGGGAGCTGGAAAAGCTCCTGCACCGCCATGGCGTCACCGACCCCAAGGCACAGGTGCAGGCCGCCCGCCTTTTGGCCATGCAGCGGAGCGCCCTTGCCAGCTTTGCCAGCTGTGCCTGGTTTTTCGACGATCTGGCGCGCATCGAGCCCTTGAATGGGCTCACCTGGGCGCGACGCGCCTTGGACCTTTTGGCTGCCTCCGGCGGGCCCGACGTGGAGGAGGGCATGGTGCGCATCCTCGCCGACGCCCACGCCAACCGCCCGGGCGCCGGCAGCGGCGCAGACCTCTGGGAGCAGGAAGTCACGCCCCGGCGCCCCAAGATGGAAGAACTTGCCCTCTACCTCTCCCTGGACGGCGGCATCCACCGCGGCGCTCGGGCAACGTGGCCGGGGCTTGAACTGCACGCGGCCGGCCACGAGCACGGCACCATCCAGGTGCAGTATCATTGGCCCCGCACTCTGGAGCGCGGCACCCTGGCCCTCACGGCACTGGCCCTTGCCCGCACAACGCCGCATCGGCACCGGCTTGCCCTCTCCCGAATCCTGGAGACCCAAAGCGAAGAATCCCTTTTTCAGGAGAGCCTGCAGCAGGCGATGCGCCTGTGCGCCATGCTCGGCCCCTTTGACCTGGGACAGCGCCGCTTTGAGACGGACATCCTCTTCCTGGCGCCAGGGCTTGCCTGGGCCTGGCTCACCAAGGCCGCCGCCCTGTCTCGCGAGCGCGTCCTGGCCTTGCGCGAACTTTTGGCTGCCAATCCGGAAATACGCGCCTTCGTCGAGCGCCGCACCGAAGCCCAGGCCGTGCGCCTTACCCAGGATCTCCCCGCCCAGGGGCAGGCCCTGGTGGAGCTGGTAGGACGCGCCCGGGAGCTGGGCCTCCAATGCACCTGGTGGGAGGCCCAAAACCGCATCCTGGAACACCCGCAACGCGGGCGGATGCTGGAGGTCTGCCAGCATCTTTCCGTGCGCGCCACACCGTAA
- a CDS encoding F0F1 ATP synthase subunit epsilon, with product MAKTITLEVVTPDRKVLAEEVEYVGAPGINGEFGVLPNHIPFLSALGIGSLYYKKDGKKRYVFVAGGFAEVSPTKVTVLAEVAERAEEIDLERARRAQERAEQRMRQQQEKIDHARVQAALARAMYRMKTRQQAASEGGI from the coding sequence ATGGCAAAAACCATCACTCTTGAAGTTGTCACGCCAGACCGCAAGGTGCTCGCCGAAGAAGTGGAATACGTCGGCGCTCCGGGCATCAACGGTGAGTTCGGCGTGCTGCCCAATCATATCCCGTTTCTCTCTGCGCTTGGCATCGGCAGCCTGTACTACAAGAAAGATGGCAAGAAGCGGTATGTGTTCGTGGCCGGCGGATTTGCCGAGGTCTCTCCCACCAAGGTAACGGTGCTTGCCGAGGTGGCGGAGCGGGCCGAAGAGATCGACCTGGAGCGCGCGCGCCGCGCCCAGGAGCGGGCGGAACAGCGCATGCGGCAGCAGCAGGAGAAAATCGACCACGCTCGGGTACAGGCGGCCCTGGCCCGGGCCATGTACCGGATGAAAACCCGGCAACAGGCCGCGAGCGAAGGCGGGATCTAA
- the atpD gene encoding F0F1 ATP synthase subunit beta: MSEINTGKIVQVIGPVVDLEFPEGKLPHIMNAILITNPTIDATEDNLVVEVAQHLGNNVVRCIAMDTTDGLVRGQIGKDTGGPIQVPVGKASLGRILNVVGRPVDEKGPINAEKSYPIHRPAPSFTEQSTKIEVLETGVKVIDLLVPFPKGGKMGMFGGAGVGKTVILMEMINNIAKQHGGISVFAGVGERTREGNDLYHEMIDAGVIDKACLVYGQMNEPPGARARVALTALAAAEYFRDEENQDVLLFIDNIFRFTQAGSEVSALLGRMPSAVGYQPTLGTDLGELQERITSTNKGSITSVQAVYVPADDLTDPAPATTFSHLDGTIVLSRQIAELGIYPAVDPLDSASRILDPNVIGWDHYNTARAVQRILQKYKDLQDIIAILGMDELSDEDKLTVARARKIQRFLSQPFFVAAQFTGKEGRYVPLEETIRGFKEIIDGKHDSIPESCFYMVGGIDEVLENAKKL, from the coding sequence ATGAGTGAAATCAATACTGGTAAAATCGTCCAGGTCATCGGACCTGTTGTGGACTTGGAGTTTCCCGAGGGGAAGCTTCCCCACATCATGAACGCCATTCTCATCACCAACCCCACCATTGATGCCACCGAGGACAACCTGGTGGTGGAAGTGGCCCAGCACTTGGGCAACAACGTGGTGCGCTGCATCGCCATGGACACCACCGACGGCTTGGTGCGTGGACAGATTGGCAAGGATACGGGCGGCCCCATCCAGGTGCCCGTAGGTAAGGCCTCCTTGGGCCGCATCCTCAACGTGGTGGGCCGCCCCGTGGATGAGAAAGGCCCCATCAATGCGGAGAAGTCCTACCCCATTCATCGCCCGGCTCCGTCCTTCACCGAGCAGTCCACCAAGATCGAGGTGCTGGAGACTGGCGTGAAGGTGATCGACCTCTTGGTGCCTTTCCCCAAGGGCGGCAAGATGGGCATGTTCGGCGGCGCTGGCGTGGGGAAGACCGTTATCCTCATGGAGATGATCAACAACATCGCCAAGCAGCACGGCGGTATCTCGGTGTTCGCCGGTGTGGGCGAGCGCACCCGTGAGGGGAACGACCTCTACCACGAAATGATCGACGCGGGCGTTATCGACAAAGCCTGCCTCGTGTACGGCCAGATGAACGAGCCCCCGGGGGCCCGTGCCCGCGTGGCCCTCACCGCCCTGGCCGCTGCGGAGTACTTCCGTGACGAGGAAAACCAGGACGTGCTCCTGTTCATTGACAACATCTTCCGGTTCACCCAGGCGGGCTCCGAGGTGTCGGCGCTCCTGGGCCGTATGCCTTCGGCCGTGGGCTACCAGCCCACCCTGGGTACGGACCTCGGTGAGCTCCAGGAACGCATCACCTCCACCAACAAGGGCTCCATTACCTCGGTACAGGCGGTGTACGTGCCTGCCGACGACTTGACCGACCCTGCGCCGGCCACCACCTTCTCGCACCTGGACGGCACCATCGTGCTTTCCCGTCAGATCGCCGAGCTGGGTATTTACCCGGCGGTGGACCCCCTGGATTCGGCCTCCCGCATCCTGGACCCCAACGTCATCGGTTGGGACCACTACAACACCGCCCGTGCCGTGCAGCGGATCCTGCAGAAGTACAAAGACCTGCAGGACATCATCGCCATTCTCGGCATGGATGAGCTCTCCGACGAGGACAAACTCACCGTGGCCCGCGCCCGCAAGATCCAGCGCTTCCTCTCCCAGCCGTTCTTCGTGGCGGCCCAGTTCACGGGTAAGGAAGGCCGGTACGTGCCCTTGGAGGAGACCATCCGCGGCTTCAAAGAAATCATTGATGGTAAGCACGATTCCATCCCCGAGTCCTGCTTCTACATGGTGGGCGGCATCGACGAGGTGCTCGAGAACGCCAAGAAACTGTAA
- a CDS encoding F0F1 ATP synthase subunit gamma, with protein MASLRDIKNKITGVKKTKQITKAMNMVASAKLRGAQNRIERFRPYADKFYDILVDLASRVEPGVHPLLAKREVVESIGIVLVTSDKGLCGSFNANLCNAALRLAKQKEAEGKTVKFICIGKKGRDFVRKTAYEIVAQFPEHMNSFDFQLASEAGNLVIEGYLSGLFDEVHIVYGKFVSIVKQEASAAQILPAQTESAEAVSGPKSEYIFEPSVEGLLAELLPRYVKVQVYRGLLDTSASEHAARMTAMDNATKNCDEMVGSLTLAFNKARQASITTQLMDIVGGAEALKG; from the coding sequence ATGGCATCGCTCAGGGACATCAAAAACAAGATCACGGGCGTGAAAAAGACCAAGCAGATCACCAAGGCGATGAACATGGTCGCCTCGGCGAAGCTGCGCGGCGCCCAGAATCGCATTGAGCGCTTCCGTCCCTATGCCGATAAGTTCTATGACATTCTCGTCGATCTGGCTTCCCGCGTCGAACCCGGCGTGCATCCTTTGCTCGCCAAACGCGAGGTAGTGGAATCCATCGGTATCGTGCTCGTCACTTCCGACAAAGGGTTGTGCGGAAGTTTCAACGCCAACCTCTGCAACGCGGCCCTGCGTTTGGCCAAGCAGAAGGAAGCCGAGGGCAAGACTGTCAAGTTTATCTGCATTGGCAAGAAAGGTCGGGATTTTGTCCGCAAGACCGCCTACGAAATCGTGGCCCAGTTTCCGGAGCACATGAACAGCTTCGATTTCCAACTGGCCAGCGAGGCGGGGAATTTGGTCATCGAGGGCTATCTCTCCGGCCTTTTTGACGAAGTGCACATCGTCTATGGCAAGTTTGTGAGCATTGTGAAGCAGGAGGCTTCGGCGGCCCAGATCCTTCCCGCGCAGACCGAGAGTGCGGAAGCGGTCAGCGGCCCCAAGAGCGAGTATATCTTCGAGCCGTCGGTGGAGGGCTTGCTCGCAGAACTCCTGCCGCGGTATGTGAAGGTGCAGGTGTATCGCGGCCTGCTCGATACGTCGGCCAGCGAGCACGCTGCCCGTATGACCGCCATGGACAATGCGACCAAGAACTGTGACGAAATGGTGGGCAGCCTGACACTGGCCTTCAACAAGGCGCGCCAGGCCAGCATCACGACCCAACTTATGGATATCGTCGGCGGCGCCGAGGCGCTGAAAGGATAA